The Mammaliicoccus sciuri genome window below encodes:
- a CDS encoding alpha/beta fold hydrolase, with protein sequence MWKWETEKEAKGIIVIVHNMLEHTGRYAYVITKLRREGYHVIMGDLKGQGQTSRVYRGHVDKFEEYHEQVLEWISIAEEYHLPVFTLGVGLGGLILLNLLEKVDLKVEGVLLISPLVAFQQNISTRRNFLASSFGTVAKDAKFDTGIKVESLTRNKEVIDDTNKDALMLNKVSYHWYKTILETMKATMENIHHISPIPTLLMLGTEDKIVDTESIRQIGKTINTNELYFKAWHGLNHEVHNEPERENVMKYIISFMNNRIHYVGLLIDDETE encoded by the coding sequence ATGTGGAAATGGGAAACTGAGAAAGAAGCTAAAGGAATTATAGTAATTGTACATAATATGCTAGAACATACAGGAAGATACGCATACGTAATCACTAAGCTACGAAGAGAAGGTTACCACGTTATTATGGGTGACTTAAAAGGGCAAGGACAAACTTCCCGTGTATATAGAGGACATGTTGATAAATTTGAAGAATACCATGAGCAGGTACTTGAATGGATATCTATTGCAGAAGAATATCACTTACCAGTATTTACATTAGGTGTTGGTCTAGGTGGACTTATTCTTCTTAATTTATTAGAAAAAGTAGATTTAAAAGTAGAAGGCGTACTATTGATTTCACCGTTAGTTGCTTTTCAACAAAATATTTCAACAAGACGTAATTTCTTAGCTTCAAGTTTCGGTACAGTTGCGAAAGATGCTAAATTTGATACAGGTATTAAAGTAGAAAGCTTAACAAGAAATAAAGAAGTAATAGATGATACGAATAAAGATGCTTTAATGCTAAATAAAGTGAGTTATCACTGGTACAAGACCATTTTAGAAACAATGAAAGCAACAATGGAAAATATTCACCACATATCTCCAATTCCTACATTACTTATGCTAGGTACAGAAGATAAAATAGTCGATACAGAATCAATTCGACAAATTGGTAAAACAATCAATACAAACGAATTATATTTCAAAGCTTGGCATGGTCTTAATCATGAAGTACATAATGAACCAGAACGCGAAAATGTTATGAAATATATCATTTCATTTATGAATAATCGCATTCACTATGTAGGATTATTAATAGATGATGAAACAGAATAA
- a CDS encoding gamma carbonic anhydrase: MIKSFKGQKPQIDQSCYIAENATLTGDITIGPKSSVWFNSVIRGDVAPTIIGEGVNIQDLCCLHQNPNQPLIIEDFVTVGHKVTLHSSIIRKHALIGMDSTILDGAEIGEYAFIGAGSLVPPGKKIPPHTLAFGRPAKIIRELTEDDYNELKRINASYIEKAKIYKADQ; this comes from the coding sequence ATGATTAAATCTTTTAAAGGTCAAAAACCACAAATCGATCAAAGCTGTTATATTGCTGAAAATGCAACTTTAACTGGTGATATTACGATAGGCCCAAAAAGCTCAGTATGGTTTAACTCAGTTATTAGAGGAGATGTTGCCCCTACAATTATTGGTGAGGGTGTTAATATCCAAGATTTATGTTGTTTACACCAAAACCCTAACCAACCACTTATAATAGAAGATTTTGTAACTGTTGGTCATAAAGTGACATTACATTCTAGTATTATTCGTAAACATGCGTTAATCGGAATGGATTCAACGATTCTTGATGGTGCAGAAATTGGAGAATATGCATTTATCGGTGCTGGGTCACTCGTTCCACCAGGTAAGAAAATCCCACCACATACGTTAGCGTTTGGTCGTCCTGCAAAAATCATTAGAGAACTAACAGAAGATGACTATAACGAATTAAAAAGAATCAATGCATCATATATTGAAAAAGCTAAGATTTATAAAGCAGATCAATAA
- a CDS encoding helix-turn-helix domain-containing protein yields the protein MTKYSDEFKLKVVRDYLDGHYGYRKLAKKYNIPDKIIIRTWVKAFQSFGVDGIKKKQKKTVYSVTFKINVLNYMKRTGDSFQDTAIKFGLNTPSIIVRWKKIYDKEGVEGLEKPKGRPPMKKKKQKKSNQNLSREKELELENENLRLENAYLKKLNAFRENPSAFLEKHKQQWHSNSKKKDSN from the coding sequence ATGACAAAATATAGTGATGAATTTAAGTTGAAAGTTGTAAGAGATTATCTAGATGGCCATTATGGTTATCGAAAATTAGCTAAAAAATATAATATACCTGATAAAATTATTATACGAACATGGGTAAAAGCCTTTCAATCATTCGGTGTAGATGGCATTAAAAAGAAACAGAAAAAGACAGTTTATTCTGTTACATTCAAAATAAATGTATTAAACTATATGAAAAGAACAGGCGATTCCTTCCAAGATACAGCGATTAAATTTGGCCTAAATACCCCATCTATTATTGTGCGATGGAAAAAGATATATGACAAAGAAGGTGTGGAAGGACTCGAAAAGCCGAAAGGACGACCTCCCATGAAAAAGAAGAAACAGAAGAAATCTAATCAAAACCTATCACGAGAAAAAGAGTTAGAGCTAGAAAATGAAAATCTTCGATTAGAGAATGCTTATTTAAAAAAGTTGAACGCTTTTCGAGAGAATCCGAGTGCCTTTCTAGAAAAGCACAAGCAGCAGTGGCATTCGAACTCAAAGAAGAAGGATTCAAATTAA
- a CDS encoding IS3 family transposase, translating into MAFELKEEGFKLKDILVKVGIPEATYHYHAKQLQKEDLDKGWKKKIIELFQKHNGKYGYRRIYLALRNQGYLINHKKVQRIMRELGLKCQKYTRKSRYQSYKGTVGKVAKNRLNRRFHTSIRLQKLVTDITEFKCAEEQKLYLSPIMDLYNGEIISYGISRRPTLDLVLQSLDKAVTIIKHEAPYRTTIHSDQGWHYQHNAWIRRLSEQRIYQSMSRKATCADNASMENFFGIMKQEMYHGEELVNYETLKRRIEDYIYWYNNERLKLKLAGRSPVQYRTQSSQLIA; encoded by the coding sequence GTGGCATTCGAACTCAAAGAAGAAGGATTCAAATTAAAAGATATCTTAGTAAAGGTTGGTATACCAGAAGCAACCTATCATTACCATGCCAAACAATTACAAAAGGAAGATTTAGATAAAGGTTGGAAGAAAAAGATCATTGAACTTTTTCAAAAACACAACGGTAAATACGGCTATCGTCGTATATATTTAGCTTTGAGAAATCAAGGTTATCTCATTAACCATAAGAAAGTACAACGAATTATGCGAGAACTAGGATTAAAATGTCAAAAATACACACGTAAATCACGCTATCAATCATACAAAGGTACAGTTGGTAAAGTGGCTAAAAATCGCTTGAATCGTAGATTCCATACATCTATTCGACTTCAAAAATTAGTGACAGATATCACTGAATTTAAATGTGCTGAAGAACAAAAATTATATCTCAGCCCTATTATGGATTTATACAATGGGGAAATCATTTCTTATGGTATATCCAGAAGACCAACATTAGACTTAGTACTTCAATCATTGGATAAAGCAGTTACAATCATTAAGCATGAAGCACCATATCGTACGACGATACATTCTGATCAAGGTTGGCATTATCAGCATAATGCATGGATTAGAAGATTATCGGAACAAAGGATTTATCAAAGTATGTCACGTAAAGCGACGTGTGCGGATAATGCTTCTATGGAGAATTTCTTTGGCATCATGAAGCAGGAAATGTATCATGGAGAAGAACTTGTTAACTATGAAACATTAAAAAGAAGAATTGAGGATTACATCTATTGGTATAACAATGAACGTTTGAAATTAAAATTGGCTGGACGAAGTCCAGTACAATACCGAACTCAATCCAGCCAATTAATAGCATAA
- a CDS encoding proline dehydrogenase family protein, with product MPVVKDFFIALSNNKFMNESAKKMGPALGANKVVAGVDIDSTIDTVERLNMKGISCTLDNLGEFVTSRQEALEAQQNIVEIMRRNYNANIDAHVSIKLTQLGLNIDREFAYQNTREILLKAHEYGNTFVNIDAEKYEDLVGTTEIVDKLKGEFKNVGTVIQAYLFDAMNIMDKYDDVRLRLVKGAYKEAPHIAFQTKEEIDKNYIALIEKRLLTAKAFTSIATHDHNIINHVKQFVKDHNISRDSFEFQMLYGFRTDYAYQIANEGYNFCMYVPFGEDWFGYFMRRLAERPQNINLMLLDIFSEKNKGKIAIGASVLAGLTLLGIGGIAKGKKK from the coding sequence ATGCCTGTCGTAAAAGATTTTTTTATTGCATTATCTAACAACAAATTCATGAATGAATCAGCTAAGAAAATGGGTCCTGCACTAGGTGCAAACAAGGTCGTAGCGGGCGTTGATATTGATTCAACAATCGATACAGTTGAAAGATTAAATATGAAGGGAATTTCATGTACGTTAGATAATTTAGGGGAATTCGTAACATCACGTCAAGAAGCTTTAGAAGCTCAACAAAATATTGTTGAAATTATGCGAAGAAACTACAATGCTAATATTGATGCGCATGTATCTATTAAACTTACACAATTAGGACTTAATATAGATAGAGAGTTTGCTTATCAAAATACGAGAGAAATTTTGTTAAAAGCTCATGAATACGGAAATACATTTGTAAACATCGATGCTGAAAAATATGAAGATTTAGTAGGAACTACTGAGATAGTAGATAAACTTAAAGGTGAATTCAAAAATGTAGGTACAGTTATTCAAGCATACTTATTTGATGCTATGAATATTATGGATAAATACGATGATGTACGTTTACGATTAGTAAAAGGTGCATATAAAGAAGCACCACATATTGCTTTTCAAACTAAAGAAGAAATTGACAAAAATTATATTGCATTAATTGAAAAAAGATTATTAACTGCTAAAGCATTCACTTCAATTGCAACACACGATCATAATATAATTAATCATGTAAAACAATTTGTTAAAGATCATAACATCTCAAGAGATTCATTTGAATTCCAAATGTTATATGGTTTTAGAACTGACTATGCATATCAAATCGCTAATGAAGGTTATAACTTCTGTATGTACGTACCATTTGGGGAAGATTGGTTCGGTTACTTTATGAGAAGATTAGCAGAAAGACCTCAAAATATTAATTTAATGTTATTAGATATCTTTAGTGAAAAGAATAAAGGAAAAATCGCTATCGGAGCTAGTGTATTAGCTGGCTTAACCCTATTAGGTATTGGCGGCATTGCTAAAGGTAAGAAAAAATAA
- the ribH gene encoding 6,7-dimethyl-8-ribityllumazine synthase, with protein MKFEGKMDGSQLKVAIVVSRFNDFITGRLLDGAQDTLIRHNVDEENVHVAYVPGAYEIPLVAKKLAKSGKYDAVVTLGCVIRGATTHYDYVCNEVAKGISKVNDETEVPVIFGIVTTETIEQAIERAGTKAGNKGGDAALAAIEMANLLKNIETQI; from the coding sequence ATGAAATTTGAAGGTAAAATGGATGGATCACAATTAAAAGTAGCAATCGTCGTGAGTAGATTTAACGATTTTATAACAGGTCGTTTATTAGATGGAGCTCAAGATACTTTAATCAGACATAACGTTGATGAAGAAAATGTTCATGTCGCATATGTACCTGGGGCGTATGAAATTCCTTTAGTTGCTAAAAAGTTAGCGAAGTCAGGCAAATACGATGCAGTCGTAACATTAGGCTGTGTCATTAGAGGGGCGACTACTCATTATGATTATGTATGTAATGAAGTTGCGAAAGGTATTTCTAAAGTAAACGATGAAACGGAAGTACCTGTAATATTTGGAATCGTAACGACAGAAACAATTGAACAAGCGATTGAAAGAGCAGGAACAAAAGCAGGTAATAAAGGTGGAGATGCTGCCTTAGCTGCAATTGAAATGGCAAACTTACTTAAAAATATCGAAACACAAATATAA
- a CDS encoding riboflavin synthase encodes MFTGLIETVGVIKNTSTNQGVKTLTIEATEIMDDLSLGDSVAVNGVCLTVTEKASSTFKVEVITGTISVTYLEHLKMNDKVNLERAMLANGRFGGHFVSGHVDGQGIIKHISKRQDEWIIEISTEAHLLNQMIDKGSITVDGVSLTIFKLYPQKFEIHLIPETRDCTIFVNKKQGDSVHIETDLLFKYVQKATGQNHSNLSEEKLLNLGF; translated from the coding sequence ATGTTCACAGGACTCATTGAAACAGTTGGTGTAATCAAGAATACAAGCACAAACCAAGGCGTTAAAACATTAACAATTGAAGCCACTGAAATAATGGATGATTTATCACTAGGTGATTCCGTTGCTGTTAATGGTGTTTGTTTGACCGTTACTGAGAAAGCAAGTTCTACTTTTAAAGTGGAAGTGATTACTGGAACTATCTCAGTAACTTATTTAGAACATTTGAAAATGAATGACAAAGTCAATCTTGAAAGAGCGATGTTAGCGAACGGAAGATTTGGCGGTCATTTTGTAAGTGGACATGTAGATGGTCAGGGCATTATTAAACATATTTCAAAGAGACAAGATGAATGGATTATTGAAATATCTACAGAAGCGCATTTATTAAATCAAATGATTGATAAAGGATCTATCACAGTTGATGGTGTTAGTTTGACAATTTTTAAATTATATCCTCAAAAATTTGAAATTCATTTAATTCCTGAAACGAGAGATTGTACAATCTTTGTTAATAAAAAACAAGGTGACAGCGTACATATTGAAACGGATTTGTTATTTAAATATGTGCAGAAAGCAACGGGACAAAATCATTCAAATTTATCCGAAGAGAAATTACTTAATCTAGGATTTTAG
- the ribD gene encoding bifunctional diaminohydroxyphosphoribosylaminopyrimidine deaminase/5-amino-6-(5-phosphoribosylamino)uracil reductase RibD, with amino-acid sequence MNQYLDFAIDLAERLQGQTGTNPSVGAVIVKDHKIIGFGAHLKKGEAHAEIQALKMAGEDAQGATIYVSLEPCSHYGLTPPCAKAIIDNGIQSVVYAVKDDSLKNSGHEMLYEAGIDVKHEPSKRAEDLYEAFFLQQQTKLPFITLKISTSLDGKVATDYKESKWITSKEVKQDVLKLRSQHDAIMTGGMTVREDNPLLTSRNPELSNPTRIVLTEQSSFEGDYEIFKDEDNPVVVVTSSQSFHTYENQHIKVKKSDLSNLKPIMKDLYEDGYAQVMVEAGPKLVSQFIEQDLVDQLIIYQAPKMIGGQGKYQYYQTHDVVPLSNSKLFEIISTEIIGGDLKITLRKK; translated from the coding sequence ATGAATCAATATTTAGATTTTGCAATTGATTTAGCTGAACGTTTACAAGGGCAGACGGGTACGAATCCTTCTGTTGGTGCTGTTATTGTTAAAGATCATAAAATTATAGGTTTTGGAGCACATTTAAAAAAGGGTGAAGCACATGCTGAAATACAAGCTTTAAAAATGGCAGGTGAAGATGCTCAAGGTGCAACAATATATGTTTCTTTAGAACCTTGTTCACACTATGGTTTAACACCACCTTGCGCCAAAGCGATTATCGACAATGGTATTCAATCAGTTGTATATGCAGTTAAAGATGATTCTCTTAAAAATAGTGGTCATGAAATGTTGTACGAAGCTGGAATAGATGTAAAACATGAGCCTTCAAAAAGAGCAGAAGACTTATATGAGGCTTTTTTTCTTCAACAACAAACGAAATTACCTTTTATTACTTTGAAAATTTCTACAAGCCTAGATGGTAAAGTTGCGACAGATTACAAAGAAAGTAAATGGATTACTTCTAAAGAAGTTAAACAAGATGTATTAAAATTGCGCTCACAACATGATGCCATTATGACAGGTGGGATGACAGTTCGTGAAGATAATCCATTATTAACTTCTCGTAATCCTGAGTTAAGTAATCCAACTAGAATTGTATTAACAGAGCAATCAAGCTTTGAAGGTGATTATGAAATATTCAAAGATGAAGATAATCCTGTCGTTGTTGTAACGAGTTCGCAATCATTTCACACTTATGAGAATCAACATATTAAAGTTAAGAAGAGTGATTTATCAAATTTAAAACCGATAATGAAAGATTTATATGAAGATGGATATGCTCAAGTGATGGTTGAAGCAGGTCCTAAACTTGTAAGTCAGTTTATTGAACAAGACTTAGTAGACCAATTAATTATTTATCAAGCCCCGAAGATGATTGGTGGTCAAGGAAAATATCAATATTATCAAACGCATGATGTGGTTCCTTTATCCAATAGTAAATTATTTGAAATTATATCAACAGAAATCATTGGTGGAGATCTTAAAATAACATTAAGAAAGAAGTGA
- a CDS encoding FAD/NAD(P)-binding protein — translation MKVAIIGMGTAGVSTLNQLAKHKKFKKITVDIFDSVEDMGMGKPFQNDSDRLLINLPANQMSLSPDDTKDFKKWYKKNDDFDYGKAKYLPRLVFGHYMKSILNDLLNKHDNIFVHKHKVDSCYVEEIKDERGQYKIDVCYIEDDEAVCQKYDYVFLTIGTLPYKDPYNLSGLKGYIESPYPTIKALRDVKENDDIAIIGTGLSSIDVIRFVMENHKQLPITVASRHAQFPTVRGIKHEINLKYITKDAIEKLKKTHKGIAPLKEIENLFAKECEYQNINLKKMLYRFKKDNVANMKYDLRHEDEVGHFQSFVEEVKHHMIPVWNAMTIDDKSTFLEKYGHHFKRNANPMPQSSAKQLIEWIENEDIVVKEGLENVRKYYGKFRIKYEGEQEESSYHYVINATGPKNIYQN, via the coding sequence TTGAAAGTAGCTATAATAGGGATGGGAACTGCTGGTGTTAGTACGTTAAACCAATTAGCAAAGCATAAAAAATTCAAAAAAATAACGGTCGATATATTTGATAGTGTCGAAGATATGGGTATGGGCAAGCCATTTCAAAATGATAGTGATCGCTTGCTCATTAACTTACCAGCTAATCAAATGTCCTTAAGTCCAGATGATACGAAAGATTTTAAGAAATGGTATAAGAAAAATGATGATTTTGACTATGGAAAAGCGAAATATTTACCACGATTAGTATTCGGTCATTATATGAAATCTATTTTAAATGACTTGTTAAATAAACACGATAATATATTCGTACATAAGCATAAAGTAGATAGTTGCTATGTCGAAGAAATTAAAGATGAAAGAGGTCAATATAAAATAGATGTCTGTTATATAGAAGATGATGAAGCGGTATGTCAAAAATATGACTATGTATTTTTGACAATTGGTACTTTACCTTATAAAGATCCGTATAATTTATCTGGATTAAAAGGTTATATTGAATCGCCATATCCAACTATTAAAGCGTTGCGTGATGTAAAAGAAAATGACGATATTGCGATAATTGGAACAGGACTTAGTTCAATAGATGTCATTAGATTTGTTATGGAAAATCATAAACAACTGCCAATAACTGTAGCATCAAGACATGCTCAATTTCCGACAGTTAGAGGTATTAAACATGAAATTAATTTGAAGTATATTACGAAAGATGCAATAGAAAAATTAAAAAAGACGCATAAAGGTATCGCACCATTAAAAGAAATAGAAAACCTCTTTGCGAAAGAATGTGAATATCAAAATATTAACTTGAAAAAAATGCTTTATCGATTTAAAAAAGATAATGTAGCGAATATGAAATATGATTTAAGACATGAAGACGAAGTAGGGCATTTTCAATCATTTGTTGAAGAAGTAAAACATCATATGATTCCTGTTTGGAATGCCATGACAATTGATGATAAGTCGACATTTTTAGAAAAGTATGGGCATCACTTTAAACGTAATGCGAATCCAATGCCTCAATCTTCAGCGAAACAATTGATTGAATGGATTGAAAATGAAGACATTGTCGTTAAAGAAGGATTAGAAAATGTACGAAAATATTACGGTAAATTTAGAATTAAGTATGAAGGTGAACAAGAAGAATCAAGTTATCATTATGTCATTAATGCGACTGGTCCTAAAAACATTTATCAGAACTGA
- a CDS encoding betaine/proline/choline family ABC transporter ATP-binding protein (Members of the family are the ATP-binding subunit of ABC transporters for substrates such as betaine, L-proline or other amino acids, choline, carnitine, etc. The substrate specificity is best determined from the substrate-binding subunit, rather than this subunit, as it interacts with the permease subunit and not with substrate directly.): MLSIQDLTKVYRGGKKAVNSINMEIQSGEFIAFIGTSGSGKTTALRMINRMIEPTSGTITLDGKDLSKMNPVNLRRNIGYVIQQIGLMPHMTIRENIVLVPKLLKWTKEEKEKKAKELIKLVDLPESYLDLYPSQLSGGQQQRIGVVRALAADQDIILMDEPFGALDPITRDTLQDLVKTLQQKLGKTIIFVTHDMDEAIKLADRICIMSQGEIIQFDSPNNILKNPANDFVREFIGQNRLIQDRPNIRIVDDAMKDSIAITSEKTIDEAVSIMRERRVDTLFITNVKGKLVGYIDIEDLNEGYRKKSDIIDIMHRDIYTVKTGTMLQDSVRTILKRNVRLIPVVDEQYYIKGVITRASLVDIVYDSIWGQPEEAEATEKSDIK, translated from the coding sequence ATGTTATCAATCCAAGACTTAACTAAAGTTTATCGTGGCGGTAAAAAAGCCGTTAATAGCATCAATATGGAAATTCAATCTGGTGAATTCATAGCTTTTATCGGTACGAGTGGTAGCGGGAAGACAACTGCTTTAAGAATGATTAACCGTATGATTGAGCCAACTAGCGGGACAATTACGCTTGACGGGAAAGATTTAAGCAAGATGAATCCAGTTAATTTAAGAAGAAATATAGGTTATGTCATTCAACAAATTGGTTTAATGCCACATATGACAATACGTGAAAATATCGTATTAGTACCTAAATTACTTAAATGGACTAAAGAAGAAAAAGAGAAAAAAGCTAAAGAACTTATTAAATTAGTAGACTTACCAGAATCATATTTAGATTTATATCCATCTCAGTTATCTGGTGGACAACAACAACGTATTGGTGTTGTAAGAGCACTTGCTGCAGACCAAGATATCATTTTAATGGATGAACCATTTGGTGCGTTAGACCCTATTACGAGAGATACATTGCAAGACCTTGTAAAAACTCTACAACAAAAACTTGGTAAAACCATTATATTTGTAACGCATGATATGGATGAAGCAATTAAATTGGCAGATAGAATTTGTATTATGTCTCAAGGTGAAATCATACAATTTGATTCACCAAACAATATTTTGAAAAATCCAGCTAATGATTTCGTACGCGAGTTTATCGGTCAAAATAGACTTATTCAAGACAGACCTAACATACGTATTGTTGATGATGCAATGAAAGATTCAATTGCCATCACTTCTGAGAAGACTATTGACGAAGCTGTTTCAATTATGAGAGAGAGACGCGTAGATACACTATTTATTACAAATGTAAAAGGTAAACTTGTTGGATATATTGATATTGAAGATTTAAATGAAGGATATCGTAAAAAATCAGACATTATCGATATTATGCATCGAGATATTTATACAGTTAAGACAGGTACGATGCTTCAAGACTCTGTTCGTACAATTTTAAAACGAAATGTGAGATTAATTCCTGTGGTTGATGAACAATATTACATAAAAGGTGTTATAACAAGAGCAAGCTTAGTAGATATTGTTTACGATTCTATATGGGGACAACCTGAAGAAGCAGAAGCAACTGAAAAAAGTGATATAAAATAA
- a CDS encoding ABC transporter permease, with translation MIEFLQVNGNELLQKTLEHFYISLLALLLAMIVAIPLGILLTRTKKLAKVVLSIASVLQTVPSLAVLALMIPFLGVGKLPAILALFIYILLPILNNTYIGINNVDKNVKAAGLSMGMTKFQEMFMIELPLAISVIMSGVRLSSVYAISWATLASFIGAGGLGDFIFNGLNLYQPDLIIGGAISVTLIALIMDFVLSKVELWITPKGLKVSR, from the coding sequence GTGATTGAATTCTTACAAGTTAACGGAAACGAACTACTTCAGAAAACACTGGAACACTTCTATATTTCATTATTAGCTTTACTTTTAGCAATGATCGTAGCGATACCACTTGGCATTTTATTAACACGAACTAAAAAATTAGCCAAAGTCGTATTATCCATTGCAAGTGTTCTACAAACCGTTCCGTCATTAGCAGTATTAGCACTTATGATTCCTTTCTTAGGTGTTGGTAAATTACCTGCCATTTTAGCATTATTTATTTATATCTTATTACCGATTTTAAACAACACATATATCGGCATCAATAATGTTGATAAAAATGTTAAAGCAGCTGGACTAAGTATGGGTATGACAAAATTCCAAGAAATGTTCATGATTGAATTACCACTTGCTATATCAGTCATTATGAGTGGTGTACGTTTATCAAGTGTATATGCAATCAGTTGGGCAACATTAGCAAGTTTCATTGGTGCTGGTGGTTTAGGTGACTTTATCTTTAATGGATTGAACTTATACCAACCTGATTTAATTATTGGCGGTGCGATAAGTGTTACATTAATCGCGCTTATTATGGACTTTGTACTTTCTAAAGTTGAACTATGGATTACACCTAAAGGGTTAAAAGTTTCAAGATAA
- a CDS encoding osmoprotectant ABC transporter substrate-binding protein yields the protein MNRYFKLLLPIMALSVILSGCSLPFLGASGDENSIKIGMQNTSESQIMGHIDKLMIEHEAKKDNVNENNIQLINNLGSSTVTFNAQNSGDVNISSARYTGTDLTGALGKDPITDPKKALKVVRDAFDKDYDQKWYGSYGFENTYAMMVTKETAKKYNLKKVSDMKKVANKLEAGVDSSWMKRPGDGYKAFKEKYGFDFKRTRPMQIGLVYDALKTGKMDVVLGYTTDGRIASYDLVVLEDDLNFFPPYDASPLVTKSLIKEKPYVDRAMNKLRGKISTEQMQKLNYEADNNLKEPAVVAEEFLKKHNYFDDEKDGE from the coding sequence ATGAATAGATATTTTAAACTGTTATTGCCTATCATGGCTTTATCTGTCATTTTATCTGGATGTTCATTACCTTTTCTTGGCGCTTCAGGTGATGAAAACTCAATAAAAATAGGTATGCAAAATACAAGTGAATCACAAATTATGGGACATATAGATAAATTGATGATTGAACATGAAGCTAAAAAAGATAACGTAAATGAAAACAACATACAGCTTATCAATAATTTAGGATCATCAACTGTTACATTTAATGCTCAAAATAGTGGAGATGTTAACATTTCAAGTGCAAGATATACGGGAACTGATTTAACAGGTGCATTAGGTAAAGACCCTATCACCGATCCTAAAAAAGCTTTAAAAGTAGTGAGAGATGCATTCGATAAAGATTATGACCAAAAATGGTATGGATCATATGGTTTTGAAAATACTTATGCCATGATGGTTACGAAAGAAACAGCGAAGAAATACAATCTTAAAAAAGTTTCAGATATGAAAAAAGTAGCAAACAAATTAGAGGCTGGCGTTGACTCATCTTGGATGAAACGTCCTGGAGATGGATACAAAGCATTTAAAGAAAAATATGGTTTCGATTTTAAACGTACTCGACCAATGCAAATTGGCCTTGTATATGATGCGTTAAAAACAGGTAAAATGGACGTTGTATTAGGTTATACAACAGACGGAAGAATTGCGAGCTATGATTTAGTTGTGCTTGAAGATGACTTGAACTTCTTCCCTCCATACGATGCAAGTCCATTGGTTACAAAATCTTTAATTAAAGAAAAACCTTATGTTGATCGTGCAATGAATAAATTAAGAGGAAAAATCTCAACAGAACAAATGCAAAAATTAAACTACGAAGCAGATAACAACCTTAAAGAACCTGCTGTCGTAGCTGAAGAATTCCTTAAAAAGCACAATTATTTTGACGATGAAAAGGATGGTGAGTAA